In Zingiber officinale cultivar Zhangliang chromosome 11B, Zo_v1.1, whole genome shotgun sequence, a single window of DNA contains:
- the LOC122033329 gene encoding transcription factor ILI5-like, producing the protein MSGRRSRISEEEINELISKLQILLPDNYHHRHRGSSRASAATLLKETCNYIKSLHKEVSELSGQLSELMAATDFNGAQAEVLQSIFRS; encoded by the exons ATGTCTGGCAGAAGGTCCAGGATCTCAGAGGAAGAGATCAACGAGCTCATTTCCAAGCTTCAGATTCTTCTTCCGGACAACTACCATCATCGTCATCGAGGCTCAAGCAGA GCTTCGGCAGCTACCCTCCTGAAAGAGACCTGCAACTACATCAAAAGCCTCCACAAGGAAGTCAGTGAACTCAGTGGTCAGCTCTCTGAACTGATGGCGGCGACAGACTTCAACGGTGCCCAGGCAGAGGTCCTGCAGAGCATCTTCCGTTCCTGA